The Epinephelus lanceolatus isolate andai-2023 chromosome 16, ASM4190304v1, whole genome shotgun sequence nucleotide sequence CAGAGCATGGCAGTCCAGCAGGGAAAGGAGGTGTGGGAATGGGGGGTGAGGAGTATGACACCTGGACGGACCTCCATTCCCgtacctcctcctctgcctccacaCTGAGTGGCTGCCTATCCCCGATCCTGGCTGAGGCGGAGGCTGACGAACCGGAGGAGGGTGGACTGTCCTGTTCAGCCTCCCCTCGACTGTACCCCAGCCCCACCAGCACCCGCTCCCCGGCCCTAGGCACTGGGGGCCACTGCCCGACCGTGGAGCTGCCCCAGCTGACAGACCTGACAGGGGCTATCAGTCTAGATGAGAGTGGCTACCCGCAGCCACAGCAAATCAAATGCAATGGTTATCCCTACGTGCCTGCGCCCAAGGCAGAGGGCTCCTACTGCGGGCCCATGTATGGACAGCCTTCCATGGGCATGCTGCGGCATCACACTCCCATGGAGACCATCCAGGAGAACAAGCCAGTTAGCTTCCAGCGCCCAATGAGGGGCTACTCAGAGAACAACGCCCTGCAGAGTCTGCTCACTGGTGGTCCTCCGTACTGCAGCAAAGACACAGTACTGGGCCAGGGacgggaaacacacacactaatgacACAGGGGACCAATGGCGTTCACAGCCAGCACAGCCACAATCAGAATCGCAGCCACAATCATAACCACAATCACAGCCAAGAGCATGCTCACAATCCCAGTCTACACAATGGCCACGGCTCAGTCCATGACCAGAACACAGCCCGCCATCAGAACCACAATCAGGGTCACAAACACCAAGCCAGCCTCGACTACAGCCACAGCCACAAGCCCCACCCTGCCCATGACTATGGTGCGAGTCACGAGCACGGTCACAGTAACAAAGCCAGCCATGATCACACCCCTCGCTCCACCCAGAGTCACATGCACGACCACAACACCCATAACCCTATGCACAGCGGGCCTCACCCCCAGGCCCTCTCCCCACGGGTTAGCACCGACATCCTGCAGCCCTACAGCCTCAAGACCTCTAACCACTATGGGCCCCGGCCACACCTCCCAACATCGCCGTCCCTGCCGCCGAACCCTGCCGGCGTCATGGATGTTCCCCAGGATCCCTGCCGCCTGGCATCTGCGCCTCACCCCCGTCACCAGCCTTACCCCGGAGCTCACCATCAAGGTATGACCGACTCCTGGCACGGCTACTACCACAACAACCACCAGCCGGGGAACGCTGGTTACCAGgggcagcagcacaactccCACAGTAGAATGGCTGCCAACCTGGAGATGGAGAACGTCCCTAATAGCCTGGACTGTGACGTAGACTCCATCCTGCTCAATGACTTTATGGACACAGAGAGCATGGACTTCAACTTTGACGGCTCTCTGTCCCAAGGCATGGGCATGGGGATGGGCATGAGCTTGGGGGCGTTTGCTTGCCCTCCACCAGCACACAGCAACCAGAGCTGGGTGCCAGGGTGAACCCAGGCCCGAGGGTTTGGATAGACACATGACCGCAAAGCTCACCCACTGGGCCAGGCTGCTGGTGGGCTATACCCTtggactgactgactgtgaTTCTGTTTTTCTCAGACTGTAGAACAAAATACGTAttgtcattttgtttcctgGGGACTCCGTACACCCCCACATCCTACTCCCCCTCACCCTGTTTATAAAGCCTTCTGTCTCCATATTGAACCTGCCCCCAATGCGCCCAGTCCTAAAGCCCCCCTTGTTCATGcccttcagtttttttttgttttgttttttaaggtcTCCTCCCAATCTCGTCCTGCCTGTCCTAAGCTCTCAAGCACTTTACATCCATCCTTTCCATACAGATGCAGTAACACAAAGACCAGGCAAAGTCACGTTGTGTGTTGGCTTAAGTTTAATGTATGCAATCCACTTTACAGTATTATCTCCTACTACAAAGGGGGTGTTGTTTTTGACTTGAGAACATGATCAAACAGCTGCATAAATATCTTTCAATGTAGAGGTGCTCTCAGATTGGGGGTTAAAAGACAGGGGAGGCTTTGAGGTTTAAGGATGAAGAATAAAGGAGGTTTTTAGAGGAAGAGGAAATAAGAACGTAAGGGTTGGAGGGATAGAAAGGAAGGGAACTCCAGGGTCAGTGTGACTTCTCTCCCTGGTGGACAGTGGTGTTTCCTGTTTGGTTCAAGGCAAGAGGACAGTCATACATCAGGCAACCATCAGCGCCACTCCAATGAAATGCAACGTCCCTTCTTTAATCTCCAAAGTAATGCCAGAGTGATGCATCACTATTGCAAATCTAATGCGCCACTCTGTGTTTttcacccccccaccccccctcaaCTCCGGACACACTGGCTTAATGTGTTTTGGCGAAAGTGATGATTAAAGTCACTCTGCTCTAAATGGGGGAGGGATTGAAAGGGGTGGTGTTGGAGAGGGGTTGGGGGGGGCATTGAGGGGAGATGATAGGAGAGGAGAAATGCAAATATTCCCTCTgtgcctcttcctctccatttTGTGGATTTATGTAGCTTTCCCCGTAATGAAATAAGCAACGATCAGAGCCTGCTGTACATCCTGAGGAGCTCTCTGATTGGCCTGCGCTGGGCTGCCTCAGTGTGGCTCCTTCACCGGCTGACCCCAGAACAGCTTACCGAGCAGCTGTGGTCAGGCCAGGATGTTGATGGAGCTGCCGTCCTCGGACCCCAGGTAACCttgtctaattcactaacacccaGGTTCAAGCCCACTATGTGCTTTTACTCCTGCGAATTGCACGCTGATGAACAGCGTCAGCAGATTGCTATTTGGTGCTATCTCCTCTTCCCAGGCTCCCTCCTATCACGCCGCCCCATCCCGAGGTTACTCGGAGGGTAAACAAGAGTAATTAACCGCCAAACAAGATGGATGATTTATGCAAGTGTGTGTATTCGCTCATCGGCACAAAGTCATAATTCTTCCTCCCGCCAAGAACAAGGAGGGTGATTTTTGAGAGGTGATGCCCAGCGACAAGGTAAAGCGGCTGGCAAGCGGTGTGCTTATAGCATCCTTCAAGTCCTTCAAGCATCCCCTTAATAAGCGTCCCCCCGCCCCGTCCTGGCCATAGCTTTACTTTGCTGTCGTCTTTTCTTGTGCTCGTTCTGTGATTGTGCAGTTGTCTGTCCTGTTTCAATACAGCATGGATAGAAGCTTTcgtgtgcattttattttcttcattccCAGAGGGAAAACAGGCAAAGGGGACATTGGCCAACCCTTGTCCTGGCACCTGTCCCACTCAAGATAGAGAAAATAGGaacaagagagagaagaaaggtAGATAGATACAGTGAGAGACTGAGCGGGAGGGAGGGAGCTACATGAGTAGGCAGGATCTGTGAGACTGAGAGAGATTTTCCAGCTCGGTAGCTTTCTGTAGAATTGGCTGTTTGAATCAGGCCAAATGTCAAGTGCTACTCAGCCAGCTCCAGCGAGCTTTGACCAGAAAGCCACTTCTCCCTCCTGATCAAGGACAATGACGGGTATTTCCATACACATTTCTTTtgctttcttctttccttttcaTGAGTTAAGATGGCCCATTGTTGTAACCCAACTGTAATTTGTTCTCTGGCCTGTGTGCACTTGTGTGTCAAGCTTCTCGTgggtgtgcgagtgtgtgtgcgtgtgtgtagcgCAGTGATGTACAAGAAATGATTAAGGGAATATTGTTGAGAACTAACTTGCCCTGGTATTGTCCATGCCTGGATGAGTGCAGCATACATAATATATACAGTTTATATTTATTGGTTAGGGAGACGGGTCTATGGAGGACCGCTCAGACCCCTCACTGCTTTGTCTTCTTGatgacagagaggcagaatgCTATTTCAGTTTGACTACATTTCATTCTGTACATAATCTATATTGAGAAAAttgtattataatttttttgcaaatatCAATTTCTTTTCTAAAATGATGTATCTGCTCATCTGGTGAccgtaaaataaaaacaaatacgaACAtagatgttttttattgtgtgtgtgtgtttcttcttaTTTGCATACATTATCACATGTGCACTGATGTCAGGTGGAAACCCTGTGTCTCCTGCATATTAAATCTCAATTCCAATACACCCCTTGCTTCTTCATCTTCAGTCCTACACCTCCgttttgtgtgttcatgttcagGGGGAGGATGTTACGATTCTTGGTGGGATAGAGGGGTTAGATGTTAGGACTGAGTGGCCTTCAAAATAGAGGTTTGTCAGAGGCACACTTTAAACGGTGTTTTAGTAGAAACCCcctgaaatgtattttctttgttaattaagattttaaaattacattaacCACTATAAATCCATTATCTCGTTTAATGTAATTACATTGtattatactgtattttttaatagCAAGCATAAAAAAAGTAGTCTTCCGATATCTCGTTTGCACTATATGTTACATTGTTTTTGCTAATATGTGCACGACAGTCCCATATTTCCATGTCCTCTCTCCCCTTCTAATGGCATATGACGCCCAAGGTTTAACTACAGTCAAGCAGCAAAATTGCTGCCTGAGCAGGCAGGGTGGAAATATAGACACTGCAGGCAGTGTGaatgcactggggcccgtgaGGTAGGGGACCCctagagagagtgggccctccaacaatgtgttgggtggagaatgggcccttatgGATGACTGCCACCTTGAAAATAAACCTGTGTTCAAGGAAGAACtgtcattaaattaaaattagtgCCATTTGCAATACATGCCCTTGAAAAAGGGAAAcccatctttgtttttcttttttcttttttgtaaaatagtcagttGCATCTACAACAAAGTTATATGCCTATtctataaatataaatcaaataTGCTGTAACTATAAGTAAACTATGCAATcatgggtaatatgtatgttaatgtCATCCAGTGTCAAGTTTCTGATCATGGGACGAGACGATATGTGCACCACAATGCACTCTAGGGCATCATTATAGCGCGCACCAAGGCCCAACGTAACTAGCTTACGCAGCTGGGAGCAGGGGTTACTAACGTTAGCCAACAGAGCACTGCAAGTGACCTGGTAATGAAGCAGTGTTCTTTGTTTGATCGATTGATAGCGTGAAATTTTAGTTGCGAATGAATCACGAGTGTCCGTGCTTTTCAATCTCCATCAGATAAATGGCAGATGTCATTGTGGTAATACCATTATTGCCATAGTTGCCTTTGATTGTGCGAACACCATCGACGATAACTAATGTTGTATCGGGATCTTgaagggttgtcccatttcataAAGAAAGATTTTAAGCCTTACCCCTTGTAACTCTGTTCTCGGGGCAAAGGGGCTCTcgaaaataagataagataagataagatacacctttattgatcccacaagtgagcaattccagtgttacagcagtcaaggggaaagagtcagattaaagatttcacaatttaaaaacttaaaaaataaggcatgtaaaaaagtacaaaaaaatgcaaGAAATACAAGAAGCAGcaataaataattataataatgagcagtggataaaaaagGAGCAATGGAAAAAATTGAGAAAAGCTCAGCggtgagcaggagctgctgtaacaggcGTCCGCACTGGGGGTGCCATCTtgcaaaacagaaaatgaggggtaggggtggagataaaaacaacagaattGGGCCTTAGCcttaaagaaaaatataaagcaTTTTTTGAATCAGACTCTCATCACAAAGTCAGTTTTACTGATGTAGCCCAAAATTACAGTGCCTCATATGAACTACCATGCATGCAACACATTCTGTTCTTAGGTCAGGTTATCAGGAAGTGCATCTGAGGGATCCAGCTACTGGGATGGACAGACGTTTAATAGGTGTTGTACGTACACAATAGAGAGAAATAGCAATAGCAACACTACAATATGGAGAATCAGAATTACAGTATTATGTAAATTAGGTGCAAACAAAGCAtgcatataaaaaaaatctggttaTCACAGCTTGGGTTCCATTTTTGAAGGTTTCAGTGTCATTTTTTGCAGTTGTAATAACATTATACTCAGCAACATACTTGCCTTAATCTGGAACACATGAACACTGCTAGAATAACGGGGCAGGACAAACAATCAAATAGGTTTTACAACAGTTTATTCAGATTATTGATCCACTTTATTTGGAGGTTAAACTGAAAGTGAGCTCAcatgaaataaaagaaagtCCTCACTTGCACAGGAAAATTGTATGGGAGCAAAACTACGGTCAGCATCATGGGTCAAATTTAAACAAAGTCTGTCAAActgtgatggatggatggatgcagaAAAT carries:
- the foxo6b gene encoding forkhead box protein O6b, producing the protein MLMMMKNSGMDAHQVDIDSEFEPHSRSRSCTWPLPCPEDFPGGEEASRGLALASVKVEQYNVPACRAERKGGAPAEIKHPAGAPAPVVAAPACMSGAALDVAGQLRKAKSSRRNAWGNLSYADLITRAIESAPEKRLTLSQIYDWMVRFVPYFKDKGDSNSSAGWKNSIRHNLSLHSRFIRVQNEGTGKSSWWMLNPEGGKMGKGPRRRAASIDNGTRYLKTKGRISRKRAGAIGLGRGQGQGAGPTMQSSPEHGSPAGKGGVGMGGEEYDTWTDLHSRTSSSASTLSGCLSPILAEAEADEPEEGGLSCSASPRLYPSPTSTRSPALGTGGHCPTVELPQLTDLTGAISLDESGYPQPQQIKCNGYPYVPAPKAEGSYCGPMYGQPSMGMLRHHTPMETIQENKPVSFQRPMRGYSENNALQSLLTGGPPYCSKDTVLGQGRETHTLMTQGTNGVHSQHSHNQNRSHNHNHNHSQEHAHNPSLHNGHGSVHDQNTARHQNHNQGHKHQASLDYSHSHKPHPAHDYGASHEHGHSNKASHDHTPRSTQSHMHDHNTHNPMHSGPHPQALSPRVSTDILQPYSLKTSNHYGPRPHLPTSPSLPPNPAGVMDVPQDPCRLASAPHPRHQPYPGAHHQGMTDSWHGYYHNNHQPGNAGYQGQQHNSHSRMAANLEMENVPNSLDCDVDSILLNDFMDTESMDFNFDGSLSQGMGMGMGMSLGAFACPPPAHSNQSWVPG